One window of the Xiphophorus hellerii strain 12219 chromosome 15, Xiphophorus_hellerii-4.1, whole genome shotgun sequence genome contains the following:
- the mmut gene encoding methylmalonyl-CoA mutase, mitochondrial has product MLSAQRACAAVAARRLAGACVSSAQTQRLRIHTSVSCQDEVKLNAAWAGLAKKQLKGKNPEDLIWRTPEGLNIKPVYTQADSEGRADELPGVFPYTRGPYPTMYTYRPWTIRQYAGFSTVEESNKFYKDNIKAGQQGLSVAFDLPTHRGYDSDNPRVHGDVGMAGVAIDTVEDMKMLFDGIPLEKMSVSMTMNGAVIPVLAMFIVTGEEQGVAKEKLTGTIQNDILKEFMVRNTYIFPPEPSMHAIADIFAYTSKHMPKFNSISISGYHLQEAGADAILEVAYTIANGLEYCRTGLKAGLTIDEFAPRLSFFWGIGMNFYMEIAKLRAGRRLWATLIKENFQPKNPKSLLLRTHCQTSGWSLTEQDPYNNVIRTVIEAMAAVFGGTQSLHTNSFDEALGLPTVKSARIARNTQIIIQEESGIPKVADPWGGSFMMEALTDDVYNTALKFIKDIEEMGGMARAVAEGIPKLRIEECAARRQARIDSGSEVIVGVNKYRLEKEETVEVLAIDNTIVRQKQIEKLKKVKESRDPEVAKKCLAAIEECSRTREGNLLALAVEAARARCSVGEITDAMKKVFGEHKASTRMVSGAYRSEFGEHEEIALANNRVTEFKKHEGRNPRLLVAKMGQDGHDRGAKVIATGFADLGFDVDIGPLFQTPREVAQQAVDADVHCVGVSTLAAGHKTLVPELIKELRKLDRPDILVICGGVIPPQDYEFLYQSGVCAIFGPGTRIPQAAVEVIDNIEKSLEKIRQAM; this is encoded by the exons TTCACACCTCGGTGTCGTGTCAGGACGAGGTCAAGCTGAATGCTGCGTGGGCCGGCCTGGCTAAGAAGCAGCTCAAGGGGAAGAACCCAGAAGATCTGATCTGGCGCACACCTGAGGGGCTCAACATCAAGCCGGTGTACACGCAAGCTGATTCCGAGGGTCGTGCCGACGAGCTGCCAGGAGTCTTTCCATACACTAGAGGGCCCTATCCCACCATGTACACCTACAGACCCTGGACAATCAGGCAGTATGCTGGCTTCAGCACTGTGGAGGAGAGCAACAAGTTCTACAAGGACAACATTAAAG CGGGTCAGCAGGGTCTGTCTGTGGCGTTTGACCTCCCGACCCACCGTGGCTACGACTCAGACAATCCCCGAGTCCACGGGGACGTGGGGATGGCCGGAGTGGCTATCGACACCGTGGAGGACATGAAGATGCTCTTTGACGGAATCCCCCTAGAAAAGATGTCTGTGTCGATGACAATGAACGGAGCTGTTATCCCAGTATTGGCCATGTTTATTGTCACCGGGGAGGAACAGGGAGTGGCTAAAGAAAAACTAACCGGCACCATTCAGAATGATATTCTAAAGGAGTTCATGGTGCGCAACACCTACATTTTCCCTCCGGAACCATCCATGCACGCCATTGCAGACATCTTTGCATATACCTCCAAG cACATGCCTAAATTCAACTCCATATCCATCAGTGGCTACCATCTTCAAGAGGCCGGTGCAGATGCTATTTTAGAAGTAGCTTACACCATTGCTAACGGCCTGGAGTACTGCCGGACGGGTCTGAAAGCAGGCCTAACCATCGATGAGTTTGCGccgag GTTGTCATTCTTCTGGGGCATAGGGATGAATTTCTACATGGAAATAGCAAAGCTGAGGGCGGGCAGGAGGTTATGGGCCACGCTCATTAAAGAAAACTTCCAGCCCAAGAACCCCAAGTCTCTCCTCTTGCGCACACACTGCCAGACCTCAGGCTGGTCACTCACTGAACAG GATCCCTACAACAACGTGATCCGCACGGTGATCGAAGCCATGGCTGCTGTGTTCGGAGGCACCCAGTCACTTCACACCAACTCCTTCGACGAAGCTCTGGGTTTGCCGACGGTGAAGAGCGCTCGCATCGCCAGGAACACCCAGATCATCATCCAGGAGGAGTCGGGGATCCCTAAAGTGGCAGATCCCTGGGGCGGCTCATTCATGATGGAGGCGCTCACCGACGATGTTTATAACACGGCTCTGAAG ttcaTTAAAGACATAGAAGAGATGGGAGGCATGGCCAGAGCCGTGGCGGAGGGAATTCCAAAACTACGGATTGAGGAATGTGCTGCACGGAGACAGGCCCGCATCGACTCAG ggTCAGAGGTGATTGTTGGTGTGAACAAGTACCGCCTGGAAAAAGAGGAGACCGTGGAGGTGCTCGCCATAGATAATACCATAGTACGTCAGAAGCAGATTGAGAAACTGAAAAAG GTGAAGGAAAGTCGTGATCCCGAGGTAGCGAAGAAGTGCCTGGCAGCTATTGAAGAGTGTTCCCGAACCAGGGAGGGCAACCTTCTCGCCCTGGCAGTGGAGGCGGCGCGGGCCAG ATGCTCTGTCGGTGAAATAACCGACGCAATGAAGAAAGTGTTTGGTGAGCACAAGGCCAGCACCAGGATGGTGAGCGGGGCGTACCGCAGCGAGTTCGGAGAGCACGAGGAGATCGCTCTGGCCAACAACAG aGTTACAGAGTTTAAGAAACACGAGGGCAGGAACCCTCGTCTACTGGTGGCAAAGATGGGACAGGATGGCCACGACAGGGGTGCCAAGGTCATCGCCACTGGCTTTGCCGACTTGGGATTTGATGTTGACATTGGACCGCTGTTTCAG ACTCCCCGGGAGGTCGCCCAGCAGGCGGTAGACGCCGACGTCCACTGCGTTGGGGTCAGCACGTTGGCAGCAGGACACAAGACCCTGGTACCAGAGCTCATCAAAGAGCTACGGAAGCTCGACAGGCCAGATATCCTGGTCATTTGCGGAGGAGTCATCCCACCACAG GACTATGAATTCCTCTATCAGAGCGGCGTGTGCGCCATATTTGGTCCAGGAACCAGGATTCCTCAAGCTGCAGTCGAAGTTATTGACAATATTGAAAAGAGCCTGGAGAAAATACGACAAGccatgtaa